In Dyadobacter subterraneus, a single genomic region encodes these proteins:
- a CDS encoding glycoside hydrolase family 16 protein, with product MKISRSIKLLLLFFISIHTLKAQEKLVWSDEFNVDGKPDPKNWKAEKGFVRNHEDQWYQEDNAFCKDGFLIIEGRKEEVKNPNYVAGSKNWKEERASAHYTSASLITQGMHSFKYGRFEMRAKIDIRSGLWPAFWTLGNEGEWPDNGEIDIMEFYRNMLLANVAWGSKEKWKATWNSVKKPISAFKDPEWSSKFHIWRMDWDEKSIKLYVDNMLMNTQDLDKTFNIIDPKSNGFRQPHYILIGMAIGGDNGGELSKTEFPARYEIDYVRVYQK from the coding sequence ATGAAAATCAGCCGGTCGATCAAATTGTTATTACTTTTTTTCATTTCTATACATACCTTAAAAGCACAGGAAAAACTGGTCTGGTCCGACGAATTCAATGTTGACGGCAAGCCGGATCCCAAAAACTGGAAAGCTGAAAAAGGATTTGTAAGAAATCATGAAGATCAGTGGTATCAGGAAGATAATGCTTTTTGTAAAGATGGGTTTTTAATTATTGAAGGTAGAAAAGAAGAAGTAAAAAATCCCAACTATGTAGCCGGGAGCAAAAACTGGAAGGAAGAAAGGGCTTCTGCTCATTATACTTCCGCCAGTTTAATAACGCAAGGTATGCATAGTTTCAAATATGGCCGTTTTGAAATGCGTGCGAAAATTGATATCCGTTCCGGCTTATGGCCCGCTTTCTGGACCCTGGGAAATGAAGGCGAATGGCCGGATAATGGTGAAATTGACATTATGGAATTCTATCGTAATATGCTTCTTGCTAATGTTGCCTGGGGTTCCAAAGAAAAATGGAAAGCAACCTGGAATTCTGTAAAAAAGCCTATATCAGCATTCAAGGATCCGGAGTGGTCTTCAAAATTTCACATCTGGCGAATGGATTGGGATGAAAAAAGCATCAAATTATATGTTGACAACATGCTGATGAATACGCAGGATTTGGATAAAACCTTCAATATAATTGATCCAAAATCCAATGGATTTCGCCAGCCGCACTATATATTAATAGGAATGGCCATTGGAGGTGATAATGGAGGAGAGCTATCCAAAACAGAATTCCCTGCGCGTTATGAAATTGATTACGTTCGGGTTTATCAAAAATAA